The Brevinema andersonii genomic sequence CTAGAAAAGCAAGATGTTTTTATATTTAAGAATGAGTAGTTTAAGAAAAAATTGACTCCTTTTTAATTTTGATTTATAATAATCATGCAACATCTTAGCTGACAAGATGCTTATCCGGTTTCTGGATTTTTAGTAGACAGCATTTCCGTACCCCTATTATTAGTATAGCAGCCTGCAGAGGCTCGTACGTTTCTGGGCGGTGCGATAATTTTGCCATATAGCCAAGATGTTGCAGCGTGCGGCTCTGCAGGTTTTTCTATCCCAGGCAAGCGCGCTGGCAAATTGGCACTATCTCAGGTTATTTGGGGCAAACTTCTAGAGAACAACGTGCAGTAGTCCTAGATTATTGTACGTTGTTTTTTAAGACATTAAACAATAAGGAAAAAATACCAAAGAAAAATATTGACAAAATTTAAAAAATACAGTAGAATAATCGTACTCAACGGGGTATAGCGCAGTTCGGTTAGCGCACCTGCTTTGGGAGCAGGGGGCCGTAAGTTCGAATCTTACTACCCCGAAATGGAATGTGCCTGTAGCTCAGCTGGATAGAGCATCGGCCTTCTAAGCCGCTGGTCATAGGTTCGATTCCTATCAGGCACGAATTACATATGGTGGATGTAGCTCAGTTGGTTAGAGCACCGGATTGTGGTTCCGGGGGCCGTGGGTTCGAATCCCATTATCCACCCATAAATTTGCGCCCGTAGCTCAGCTGGATAGAGCGCCGGACTTCGAATCCGTAGGTCGCAGGTTCGAATCCTGCCGGGCGTGCAGTATTTGACAAAAAAAAATTATGTGTTATAATAAAAACACATACATGCGAGAGTGGTGAAATTGGTAGACACGCTAGATTTAGGATCTAGTGCCTTAAGGCGTGTGGGTTCGATTCCCACCTTTCGCACGGTACTGACATAAAACATGAATTACATATTGCGGGAGTAGCTCAGTGGTAGAGCATCGCCTTGCCATGGCGAGGGCCGAGGGTTCAAATCCCTTCTCCCGCTCAGAAAAACCGTCCTTATCTCAAGGCAGTTTTTGCAGGTTTTTAGGATAAATAATGAAACAAGTAATTATCATGCGTACCCAATTTCCTTCTATTAACGGCATCCGTAAAGGTAAATTAATCGCTCAAGGAGCTCATGCTTCTGTTACAGCTGTATTTGATGGGCTTTCTCATTCGAATACAGAAAACATGATTAAGCAATGGATACAGCAAGGACAAAAAAAAATTGTTGTTTGCGTGAAAACAGAAACAGAATTACTAGAATTATGGGAAAAAATAAAAAAAACAACACTTCCTAAAGCATTAATACTAGATACCGGTAAAACTGAATTCGGAGAACCAACGTATACTGCTATAGCAATTGGCCCCGGACCAAATAATCAAATAGACCAAATTACTAATACTTTACCTTTATTTTAAGTTTAACCTTGTATATACAATTTTCCCATTAATAATTTTTACTATTAT encodes the following:
- the pth2 gene encoding aminoacyl-tRNA hydrolase, producing MKQVIIMRTQFPSINGIRKGKLIAQGAHASVTAVFDGLSHSNTENMIKQWIQQGQKKIVVCVKTETELLELWEKIKKTTLPKALILDTGKTEFGEPTYTAIAIGPGPNNQIDQITNTLPLF